TGCTGCAGCGTGCCGTCGGCCGCGGCTGCGTCACCGGTGCGACGCAGCGGGTCGAAGTGGCTGTCGACGAGCAGCAGCCCGCCCTTCGCTCCGTAGCTCGGCAGTGCCGTCTCGTTGGTGCGCACGTGGTTGGTGTTGCCGTAGGTCGTGTCGCGGTACCAGACCAGCGCTCCGGGAGCGTTGTACGCGACCTTCTCGACCTTCCACGCGCCGGCGCTGTACACCGAGTTGTAGCCGTACTTCAGGCCCTCGTCGAACCCGTCGAAGTTGCGCCACTCCACCATGTAGTACTGCGCCTTGCTCGACGTGCCCGTGTCGATACGCCAGCCGGGGCCGGTCGTGTCGGCGAAGGTCGTGACCTCGGCGGTCCAGCCGTTGTCGCCGCTCTCGACGTCGTCGGTCCAGACCTCGGTCGCTCCGCTCGTGACGGCGAAGTCGTCGGCGAACCATCCGCGCTCCTGGAACGCGGCATCGGTGGCGAGGCGCAGGCGCACCCCGACCGTGGTGCCGGCGTAGGCCGAGAGGTCGACGTACTGGCGAGCCCAGCCGTCGGAGCTGCCCGTGAGGCCGTACTTCTTGTCACCGAAGGTGTGGAGGTTGCCGTTGGGGTCGGGGTAGCCGTCGGCCGTGGTGGCCTCGGTGCCGTCCTCGTTGTAGACCTTCACGTCGGTCCAGGTGGACCCGCCGTCGGTCGAGACCTCGACGAAGCCGAAGTCCCAGTCCTCTTCGATGACGAAGTTGTTGCTCATCCAGAACTTCGCGTCGGTCGGGACGTCGACCGTGCGGGAGATGCGGATGTCGCCCCAGTCCTGGTCGGCTCCGGTGTACCACATGTTCTCGCCGCTGGCCGGTTCGGCGAGCGTGATGACCTTGTCGGGAAGATTGACCTTCACGCCGTCTTCGGTGCCCTTCGGCGAGCGAGACGTCTGGCCGACCTTGATGGTCTCGGCGTCGTCACCGGGGTTCATCACGAGGGGGTCGACCCAGCCGAGCACCCACTTGTCCCAGATGCCCATGTGGGTCGGCATCGACTGGAAGATGGGGCCCGCGTGCGAGCCGGAGCTCATGAGGTCCCAGAAGTCGATGTCGGAGTTGCCCTGGTTCGACGTGTCGTACAGGTCGGGCAGGCCGAGGTCGTGGCCGTACTCGTGTGCGAACACGCCGACGCCCGAGTCCTCGGGCTGCACGATGTAGTTCGACAGCTGGAGGTCGGTGCCGGGGATGTCCGCGCCGCCGGCGACAGCCGAGGAGTGCGCCCAGACGGCGTACGTGCCCTGCGCGCCGCCACCACCGGACTTGTCTTCACCGGCGTGCACGAGCACGACGTGGTCGATCACGCCGTCGGGCTCGTTGAAGTCGCCGTCGCCGTCGCGGTCGCCCTGGTCTTCGATGTCGTAGTCGGCCCACGGGAAGTCGGGCTGCGCCTGTGCGAGTGCTGCGACTGCGTCGATCGGCAGCTGGCCCGGTCCCTTGGGGTTGTCGGGGTGGCCCTGCTGGTCCTGGATCTCGCCGGCCTCGTAGACGCCGTCGGCGTTCTTGAAGCAGGTGCTCGCGCCGTACCAGGCCTCGGAGTGGGGCACGGTGATCCACGGGGTGGCCTCACCGGTGACGGTGTAGGCGCCGCGTGACATCTCCTCGTACATCGACTTCATCGTGTAGCCCGAGATGTCGAAGCCGGGCTTGCCGTCGGGACCGGTGAGGTCGGTGCGCACTCGATCGGTGATGCCTTCGTCGGTGAAGAGCATCTTGTTGAAGTGCTCCGACGAGAAGTCGGGCACCCACATCGAGTTGTTGTCCTCGAGCTCGTAGTCGGCCGGGTTCGGGATGCCGTTGTGCGTCGGGCCGTTCTGCACGTTGCCGAGCTTGCACTGCTTCGAGCCGAACTCGGTGGGCACGTAGGTGCCCGTGAAGTCGTCGTTCGCGTTCTCGTCGAACTCGACGAGGATCGTGAGGAGCTTCGCCTCCTGCGTCGACTCCGCCTGCTTGAAGTTGGTCTTCTTGGGCTTCTTGTCGTGCTTGGGCTTCTTCAGCTCCTTGGGGTTCTTGCCCGTGGCGATCGACTTCGCCTCCAGCGTGGCGAGCCCCTTCGCCGCGATCGGGTTGCCCTGCGAGTACTTCTGGTCGAACGCCTCGGCCTCGGCCTGAACCTGCGGTGCCGACTTCGCCGTCGCGCCATCGACGAGGACTTCGCCGTCGGTGTCGAACTGGCCCTCGAGGCGAGGTGCGACGTAGTTCATGTAGTACTCGGAATCGCTGATCACCGGTGGCGACACCGGCGATTCAGCAGCGACCGCTCCCGTAGCGCCGAATGACACCAGACCGGTGGCAGCGAGCGCGAATACCGGGATGACCGCAACCGCGCGCCTCCGCGCGCGGCCCGTGAATCCAGACATGCTTCTCCCTTCGAGCGCCCCGTGGAGGTGACCGCGGGGCGCGTACGACGTTCGTCGGTGGGCGAACGTACTCGGAATACTGCCGTGCACTGACGCACCTATGGAAGAGCTGTATTGGCTTTCGCCGAGGACGACGCGCATCTGTTGCGTCGAGCTCGTGATCGACGTCGATCACGAGCGCCTGTCACTCGATCAGGGGGGATTCTTGCGACACCGCGATGCTGAGCATTCATCATGATATGAATTCGCCCTGAGGCGCCCACTTTCGGGAGATGGGGGTCGCGCGGCATCCGCTCGGTCTACGCTGAACGCGACGGCGCTCAGCGCCGGCGGAGGGGGTGCCGCGGTGGTCGACCGATCGAATGCGAACGAGCGGATGCCCCGCGCAGCGCGCCGAGCGGTGCTGCCTCTGCTCGCCGTCGCCGCCGTGGCGGGCGCGTTCGCGCTCGCCGGGTGCACCACGGGCACCGATACGCTGCCCGCGCCGGTCGTCGTGCAGCTCGACGACATCGACGGCGAGACGATCGAGGTCGTCGACGGCAACGTGATCGATCTGGCCGGTGATGACGAGACCTCCACCGAGTGGGGCGCCGAGATCGAGGACCCGGCCATCGTCGAGTTCACGCCGGGCGCCGACGACGGGAGTGCGCAGTCCAACCCCGGTCTCACGGCGACCGCCGTCGGAACGACCGCGGTGACGCTCGAGAACGGCGCGACCGGTGACACGATCTCGTTCACGGTCGAGGTCGTACCGGTGGCTTCGGGCTCCTGACGTCTCGGGCGGATGCCGAGTGTCGGCGCAGCGGCCGTCAGCCGAGAAGCAGGCTGCGCAACTGGTCGGCGGAGTGCACGACGGCCATGGCGTCGGCGGCCTCGGCGGGTGAGCCGTAGCCCCACTCGACGAGGATCGTCGGCACGCCGTTCGCGAGCGCGCCGAGCGTGTCGTAGCCGCGGTCGCCGACCATCACCGCATGCTCGGTGCTGATGTCGAGCGCCTGCAGGCGGCGCAGCGCCTCGGCGACGACGTCGGCCTTCGTGCTGCGCTCCTCGTCGTCGCTCGCGCCCGCGATGACGGTGAAGTACTGGCTGAGGCCGGTGTGGTCGAGCACCTTGCGGGCCATCGACTCGGGCTTGGAGGTCGCGAGCGCGACGGGGATGCCGGCGGCGTGCAGCCGCTCGAGCACGCCGGCGACACCCGGGAACACGGGGGAGCGCAGCACGTGCTCGCCGTAGTGGTCGCGGTAGATGTTCAGCGCCTCCCACGCCTCGGCGTCGTTGAAGCCGGCGGTCATGCGCAGGCTGTCGAGCAGGGGTGGGCCGACGTAGCCGCGCAGCACCTCGTCGCTCGGCACGGGCAGGCCGAGCTCGGTGAACATGTGCGCGAGCGAACCGGTGATGTCGGAGGCCGAGTCCACGATCGTGCCGTCGAGGTCGAACAGCACCGCCGACCAGGTGCGGGTCGGTGTGGTCGTCGGAATCGTCAGGGGCTCGGTGGTCACCGTGACATCCTAGGGCGCGAAAATACGAGAGACACTCAGGTTCGGTCGCACGCGAGGCGGTGGTGGCCCGCGCTTCGCGTCAGAACAGGCGCGAATGCCCGTCGTCGACGCCGCGCATCGCGTCGTAGTCGAGCACGACGCAGCGGATGCCGCGGTCCTCCGCGAGGGTGCGGGCCTGGGGCTTGATCTCCTGCGCCGCGAAGACGCCGGTCACGGGCGCGAGGTGCGGGTCGCGGTTCATGAGCTCGAGGTAGCGGGTCAGCTGCTCGACGCCGTCGATGTCGCCGCGGCGCTTGAGTTCGACGGCGACCGAGGCGCCCGAGGCATCCGTCGCCAGGATGTCGACCGGGCCGATGGCCGTCATGTACTCGCGGCGCACGAGCCGGTGACCGTCGCCGAGGAGTTCGATCTGCTCGGCGAGCAGTTTCTGCAGGTGAGCCTCGACGCCGTCCTTCTGCAGGCCGGGGTCGACGCCGAGCTCGTGGTTCGAGTCGTGCAGCACCTCGTGGATCGAGACGATGAGCTGGTCGGCGGTCTTCTGGTGCACGACCTTCCACAGCTCGACGATGCCGGCCGAGCGCTGGTCGTCGTCGGGCTCGAGCGTCGTGAGGGTGCACGGCGGGCTCATCCAGTTGAGCGGCTTGTAGCTGCCGCCGTCGGAGTGCACGAGCAGGCTTCCGTCGCCCTTCACCATGAGCAGGCGGGTGGCGAGCGGGAGATGTGCCGCGAGGCGTCCGGCGTAGTCGACGGAGCAGCGGGCGATGACGAGACGCACCAGTCGAGTGTACGGCGAGCGGTTGTGTTCGACGGCCTGACGTGGGCGTCAGGCCTGTGCGGCCGAGGCGTCGGACTCGCCGCCCGTGGCGCCCGGCTTGCCCGAGCGTTCGCGCGCCGCGGGGGCCGCGAGCCCGGCCATGACCATGAGCGCCAGGATCACGAGCAGCGCGTTCAGCAGCCCGAAGTGTTCGCCCAGGAAGCCGATGAACGGCGGGCCGACGAGGAAGGCGCAGTAGCCGATGATCGCCACGGCGCTCACCCGGGCGGCGGCCTGGGTGCGATCGGGCACGTCGGCGGCAGCCGACATGCCGACCGGGAAGCCCATCGACGCGCCGATGCCCCACAGCACGGTGCCGACGACGATCACCCACATCTCGGCGCCGAAGATGAAGAGGCTGAGCCCGACCACGCCGGTCGCGGCGAGCACGCGCAGTGTCGCGACCCGGCCGAAGCGGTCGACGAGCGGGCCGCCGAGCACGCGAGCCGTCGTCATCGACACCGCGAAGACCGTGAAGATCGCGGCCCCCACGGCCGGGTCGAAGCCGTGGCCGTCGACCGCCGCGAGGGTGAGCCAGTCGTTCGCCGATCCCTCGGCGAACGACATGCCGAGCATGATGACGCCGATGAGGAGGAGCCGCACATCGCCCCAGACCCTGAGGCCGTCGCGGAACCGCTCGGTCCACGGGCGTGCGGATGCGGCATCCGCTCGCTCATCGGCGGCCGCCGGGTCGCCGAGTTCGCTGCGCTTGGGCACGAACCGCACCGCGACGATCGCTCCGACCGCGATGACCGCGCCGATCACGGAGAGGTGCACGACGACCGGGACGGCGAGTGCCGCCGCCGCGGCCGCCATGCCGGCGCCCGCGACCGTGCCGAACGAGAAGAACGCGTGCATGAGCGGCATGAGGGTGCGGCTGATCTCGCGCTCGGCCTCTGCGCCCTCGACGTTCATCATGACGTCGACCGCGCCGTTGCCGAAGCCGGCGAACGCGAGCCCGATCACGATGAGCGGGATGGACGGCAGCGCCGAACCGCCGATGCCGATCAACGCGAGGCCGAGGGAGACCGCGATGAGCGCGCCCGCCATGCCCGTGCGGGCACCGAAGCGGGCCATGAGCGGGGGAGCGGCGATGAGGCCGAGCACCGCGGCGATGGAGCCGGCGAGGATCACGAGTCCGACGCCCTGGGTGCTGAGCCCGGTCTGGTCTCGCACCTCGGGAAGTCGCGCGACCCAGCTCGCGAGGCTGAGCCCCGAGAGGAAGAAGATGGCGAAGATCGCATTGCGCCAGGCGAGGAGTTCGCGGCGTGCGCGGTTGGTGGTGGCGGTCGCGCGGAGGTGGTCGGTCATCGTTCGGCTTCTGTCTTCGTGTGTCTGCGTGAGTCTTCGTGTCTGCGTCGCCGGTGCGTCGAGTCGGCCTTCGAGGGCCGTCCAAGCTGCTATCGAATCGATTCGATTCGCCGATCAGTGAACGATATCCGTCGCGCGGGCGAACCGCAACCGGCACGACGACGGCCGTGCAGCCCGGGAATCCCGGGTCGCACGGCCGCCCCTGTCGCGGATCAGTAGCTGGCGGTGACCGTCACCCCCGCGAAGTCCTCGACCCCGGTCAGGCCGACGTAGTTCCACCCGGCCGCCGGCCAGGCCACCACGACGCTCTCCTCGTTGCTGCCGGGGGTCGTCGAGCGCGCGACGTGCGCGTTCGCGCCGGCCCAGCCGTAGCAGTTGTAGTAGAGGTCGGCGTCTCCGGTGCCGCCGGTCGTCGTGACGGTCACCTGTGCGGTGCCCGCCGGAATCCAGATGAACAGGCCGTCGGTGTCCCCGCGCGCGGCGGAGCGCCCTGATCGACGGCACTCGTCGTCGAGCTGGCGGAGGTCGGATCCCGTGCACTCCGGGAGTGCCGGGGCGCCGTCGTCAGCGACCGTGACGGGGAGCGTGGCCGTGCCGATCGCTCCATCGTCGTCGGTCACCGTCAGCGTGACCGAGTAGGTGCCGGCCGCGGCGAAGGCGATCGTCGGGTTCGCCTCGGTCGACTCCTGACCGTCGCCGAACTGCCAGCGGCGCGAGGCGATCGTGCCGTCGTCGTCGGTCGACGTGTCGGTGAAGCCGACCTCCAGGCCGTCGACCGAGATGCCGAACGACGCCACCGGCACGCGGTTGACCGGGTCGGTCCCGCCACCGCCGAGATCGTCGCTGCAGTCGCCTGCCGCGCATCGCTCGAGGTACGCCGCGAATTCGGCGTCGTACCGCGTGCCGATCGTGTCGGTGATGTAGGTGCGGGCCGCGTCCCAGTCGCCGGCGCGGTACGAGCCGAGGATGGCCTGCAGCTCGCTCGGGCGCTCGTTCAGCATGAACGCCGCGGCGAGGTACCCCCAGCGGTAGACCCGCTCCTGGCCGTGGTCGTAGTTCGTGTCGAAGAGCTGGCTGAGCGCGTAGGTGCCCTGCGCGGCCGCCGCCTGCGCGGCCGTGTAGTCCTCACCCCGGTAGTGATACGAGATGAACTCGGCGAAGCCCTCGACCCACCAGATCGTGGGCGTCTGCATGCCCTCCTCGAAGTCGCCGTGCATGTTGAACCGGCCGTCGAGGTAGTGCGTGTACTCGTGGTTGAGGTTCCACACCGCGAACGCGGGGCGAAGCCACTCGGCCTCGTAGGCGATGAACCGGGCGACGTTGTCGGCGGCCGAGGGGTCGCCCTCGAGGTACATGCCGCCGTTGTTGGTGTCGATGCCGAAGATCGCACCCGCGTAGCTCTGGTAGTCGCTGCTCGAGTCGAACACGACCACCTCGATGGTGGAGTTCACGTCGTTCGGCACGGGCCCCGGGTCGTTCGCGACCGCGTGGAAGTACTGGTCCTGCGCGAGCAGGCTCGAGCAGCTCGCGGCGAGCTGTTCGGCGCTGATCTCCTGGGCGCGGATCGTGATGCTCGAGGAGCAGTCGTGCTCGGTGACGAGCACGGCATCGGCGACGCGCTCGCCGAGGTCGCAGGTGCCGTAGTCGGCGCACGCCTCGGGGTCGTAGTAGTTGGCCATCTGGCCGAGGGCGACCCACAGCTGCGCGGTCGGCCCGTCGAGCGAGGTGCGCGTGAGCAGGTCGGCGACGAGCGGCTTGGCGGCCGCGCGCACCGAGTCGTCGCCGAGGAAGCGGGCGAGCTCGCGACCCGCGTTCGTCGGCAGGAAGGCCGAATCGCCGCCGAGCCGGTCGAGGTGGGCGACCGCGAAGTCGTGCAGCGTCGTCAGGAGTGACGGATCCGCGGCCACGGCGGCGACGAACTCGGGCACCTGGTGGCCGCGGAACAGCACCGTGAACACGTTGTTCACGGCATTGCGCATCCACCACAGCGCCTCGTACTCGGCGTCGTATTCGGTGAGCAGCCGCTCGACGACGTCGAGGTAGCGGTCGTTGAGCACGGCGCTGTCGATGAGCGTGACGGCCTCGCCGAGCACCTCGCCGTTGGCATCGGTGACGTCGCGCGAGCGCGGGTTGCCGAAGAAGGCGTCGAGCGCCCCTGCTGCCGCGTTCGACAGCGACAAGCCGTAGTCGCCCACGTTCCCGGCATCGTAGAACTGCACGTAGTAGCCGGCCCGCAGGAAGAGCACGAGCTGGCCGGCCGACGTGGAGTTGTCGCCGGGGTAGGAGCCGGCGACGGTGCGGAGCGCGTTCGCGACGGTGATCATCTGCGCTTCGGCGAAGATCGACCTGGCGTCGGCGCCCTTCACGAGGAACAGCGAGTTGATGCAGTCCATGGGGCTCGCGACGATCAGGTCGACGAGCGACTGGCCGCTCGCTGCCGCGAAGTCCGCGGTGCTGCACTCCGCGGCCGCCGCAGCCTGCCGGGCGGACGGGGCGCCCGAATCCCCGGTTGTTCCGGCCGACGGTCGGTCGGGAACGGCGACGACGTCGCCGGCCTCGGTGCGGTGCACCTCGGCGTTCGCCGTCAGCGGTGCCGCCGGCTCGGGGTCGGCCTCGGGCACGAGCGCGTCGCTCGAGCCGGTGGCGGCAACGCCCCCGGTGTCGGCCGCCGGGCCGGAGCCCGACGGCACCGGATCGGGCGGTGCTGCCGCGTTGGCCCCGAGCGGGGCGCCGAGGCTGAATGCGAGTACGAGCGACAGCGCGATGGCTGTGCCGGTTCCGCGTCGTCGGATGGGTTGGGTCATCGTCGACTCCTGAATCATCTGCTGCGGATCGAAGACCCCGGCACTGCAGGTTCCCGACCCGGTGCGATCTCCGGCCCCCGGCCGGAGTGGCGCGGCTTCTTCGCTGCACCGCGGACAGTGTGTCATATATCACACGTCACGCGCTACAATTCGTTCGGTGGACCGCGGCCGACGACGCGCGCTCCCGGCTGGCGGCCTCCGTGCACCAGCCCGAGGCATCCGCTCGCCGGTACGATGGCTGAGTCATCCGGCGCATCCACCGGACCACTCGCATGAGCCGCCGCACCCAGCGGTTCATGTTCTGAACAACGGAGTTTCTTGCGATGAAGGCCCTCTAC
The sequence above is a segment of the Agromyces hippuratus genome. Coding sequences within it:
- a CDS encoding immune inhibitor A domain-containing protein; protein product: MISDSEYYMNYVAPRLEGQFDTDGEVLVDGATAKSAPQVQAEAEAFDQKYSQGNPIAAKGLATLEAKSIATGKNPKELKKPKHDKKPKKTNFKQAESTQEAKLLTILVEFDENANDDFTGTYVPTEFGSKQCKLGNVQNGPTHNGIPNPADYELEDNNSMWVPDFSSEHFNKMLFTDEGITDRVRTDLTGPDGKPGFDISGYTMKSMYEEMSRGAYTVTGEATPWITVPHSEAWYGASTCFKNADGVYEAGEIQDQQGHPDNPKGPGQLPIDAVAALAQAQPDFPWADYDIEDQGDRDGDGDFNEPDGVIDHVVLVHAGEDKSGGGGAQGTYAVWAHSSAVAGGADIPGTDLQLSNYIVQPEDSGVGVFAHEYGHDLGLPDLYDTSNQGNSDIDFWDLMSSGSHAGPIFQSMPTHMGIWDKWVLGWVDPLVMNPGDDAETIKVGQTSRSPKGTEDGVKVNLPDKVITLAEPASGENMWYTGADQDWGDIRISRTVDVPTDAKFWMSNNFVIEEDWDFGFVEVSTDGGSTWTDVKVYNEDGTEATTADGYPDPNGNLHTFGDKKYGLTGSSDGWARQYVDLSAYAGTTVGVRLRLATDAAFQERGWFADDFAVTSGATEVWTDDVESGDNGWTAEVTTFADTTGPGWRIDTGTSSKAQYYMVEWRNFDGFDEGLKYGYNSVYSAGAWKVEKVAYNAPGALVWYRDTTYGNTNHVRTNETALPSYGAKGGLLLVDSHFDPLRRTGDAAAADGTLQHNLPSRAQSSDVAFGLTPTHAFTECIAGAELTTEYCTDIPSREPVSTFTDDLGWTSGLEVLPDGRLARRFRDGSAVVPSVGNAPYSTRIVDFDGNPLTDLYGAANPLGGVFGTGNPADDGVGYGTEITVKKAFKGNQSALITITPPTAG
- a CDS encoding HAD hydrolase-like protein, encoding MTTEPLTIPTTTPTRTWSAVLFDLDGTIVDSASDITGSLAHMFTELGLPVPSDEVLRGYVGPPLLDSLRMTAGFNDAEAWEALNIYRDHYGEHVLRSPVFPGVAGVLERLHAAGIPVALATSKPESMARKVLDHTGLSQYFTVIAGASDDEERSTKADVVAEALRRLQALDISTEHAVMVGDRGYDTLGALANGVPTILVEWGYGSPAEAADAMAVVHSADQLRSLLLG
- the nucS gene encoding endonuclease NucS, which encodes MRLVIARCSVDYAGRLAAHLPLATRLLMVKGDGSLLVHSDGGSYKPLNWMSPPCTLTTLEPDDDQRSAGIVELWKVVHQKTADQLIVSIHEVLHDSNHELGVDPGLQKDGVEAHLQKLLAEQIELLGDGHRLVRREYMTAIGPVDILATDASGASVAVELKRRGDIDGVEQLTRYLELMNRDPHLAPVTGVFAAQEIKPQARTLAEDRGIRCVVLDYDAMRGVDDGHSRLF
- a CDS encoding MFS transporter → MTDHLRATATTNRARRELLAWRNAIFAIFFLSGLSLASWVARLPEVRDQTGLSTQGVGLVILAGSIAAVLGLIAAPPLMARFGARTGMAGALIAVSLGLALIGIGGSALPSIPLIVIGLAFAGFGNGAVDVMMNVEGAEAEREISRTLMPLMHAFFSFGTVAGAGMAAAAAALAVPVVVHLSVIGAVIAVGAIVAVRFVPKRSELGDPAAADERADAASARPWTERFRDGLRVWGDVRLLLIGVIMLGMSFAEGSANDWLTLAAVDGHGFDPAVGAAIFTVFAVSMTTARVLGGPLVDRFGRVATLRVLAATGVVGLSLFIFGAEMWVIVVGTVLWGIGASMGFPVGMSAAADVPDRTQAAARVSAVAIIGYCAFLVGPPFIGFLGEHFGLLNALLVILALMVMAGLAAPAARERSGKPGATGGESDASAAQA
- a CDS encoding collagenase, which gives rise to MTQPIRRRGTGTAIALSLVLAFSLGAPLGANAAAPPDPVPSGSGPAADTGGVAATGSSDALVPEADPEPAAPLTANAEVHRTEAGDVVAVPDRPSAGTTGDSGAPSARQAAAAAECSTADFAAASGQSLVDLIVASPMDCINSLFLVKGADARSIFAEAQMITVANALRTVAGSYPGDNSTSAGQLVLFLRAGYYVQFYDAGNVGDYGLSLSNAAAGALDAFFGNPRSRDVTDANGEVLGEAVTLIDSAVLNDRYLDVVERLLTEYDAEYEALWWMRNAVNNVFTVLFRGHQVPEFVAAVAADPSLLTTLHDFAVAHLDRLGGDSAFLPTNAGRELARFLGDDSVRAAAKPLVADLLTRTSLDGPTAQLWVALGQMANYYDPEACADYGTCDLGERVADAVLVTEHDCSSSITIRAQEISAEQLAASCSSLLAQDQYFHAVANDPGPVPNDVNSTIEVVVFDSSSDYQSYAGAIFGIDTNNGGMYLEGDPSAADNVARFIAYEAEWLRPAFAVWNLNHEYTHYLDGRFNMHGDFEEGMQTPTIWWVEGFAEFISYHYRGEDYTAAQAAAAQGTYALSQLFDTNYDHGQERVYRWGYLAAAFMLNERPSELQAILGSYRAGDWDAARTYITDTIGTRYDAEFAAYLERCAAGDCSDDLGGGGTDPVNRVPVASFGISVDGLEVGFTDTSTDDDGTIASRRWQFGDGQESTEANPTIAFAAAGTYSVTLTVTDDDGAIGTATLPVTVADDGAPALPECTGSDLRQLDDECRRSGRSAARGDTDGLFIWIPAGTAQVTVTTTGGTGDADLYYNCYGWAGANAHVARSTTPGSNEESVVVAWPAAGWNYVGLTGVEDFAGVTVTASY